The proteins below are encoded in one region of Sphingobacterium sp. R2:
- a CDS encoding lipid II:glycine glycyltransferase FemX — protein MIADINDKEISGLYKTGIIQQTAYWSAVKKMQGIHSKAFNFKSKQSDLYIGVDDDTYFIGDLLIIIQAIDQEHSIAYVPYGPEVEPSDENQGYFLEQLSESLRSHLPPNCIMIRYDLSWESHWAKEDDCYDLHGNWLGVPEKRIQEMRFNFNTENWNFHKANTDILPSNTIFMDLKKEEDMLLGNMKSKTRYNINLAERKGVRVRSLGMESLETWYELYRQTALRNNFFLHDINYFKIVLSARANDTSSPADVYLLVAEVDNQSLAAMFLVIAANRGTYLYGASASENRNYMATYALQWRAMQLAKEKGCTEYDFFGVAPQADSSHPLYGLYRFKTGFGGEIYHRMGCWDYPLNNKKYQYYTSMEFKNQSYHLS, from the coding sequence ATGATAGCAGACATTAATGACAAAGAAATCAGTGGGCTTTATAAAACAGGTATTATTCAACAAACTGCTTATTGGTCTGCAGTAAAAAAAATGCAGGGAATACATTCGAAGGCGTTTAACTTTAAGTCGAAACAATCTGATCTCTATATTGGGGTCGACGACGATACGTATTTTATCGGCGATTTATTGATTATTATACAGGCCATAGATCAAGAGCATAGCATCGCCTATGTACCCTATGGGCCTGAGGTTGAACCATCGGACGAAAATCAAGGTTATTTTTTGGAACAGTTATCGGAGAGCTTGCGTTCCCATCTGCCGCCAAATTGCATTATGATACGCTACGATCTATCTTGGGAGTCTCATTGGGCTAAAGAGGATGATTGTTATGACCTTCATGGAAACTGGTTGGGTGTCCCCGAAAAACGTATTCAGGAGATGCGTTTTAACTTTAATACAGAAAACTGGAATTTTCATAAAGCAAATACGGATATACTTCCTTCCAATACTATTTTTATGGATCTTAAAAAGGAAGAGGATATGCTACTTGGAAATATGAAATCCAAGACGAGATATAATATTAATTTAGCAGAACGGAAAGGGGTGCGCGTGCGTTCATTGGGAATGGAAAGTCTAGAAACTTGGTATGAACTTTATAGACAAACGGCACTTCGAAATAACTTTTTTTTACATGATATCAATTATTTTAAGATTGTTCTCTCTGCAAGGGCAAATGATACATCATCGCCTGCTGATGTGTATCTTCTAGTGGCAGAAGTGGATAATCAGTCCTTGGCAGCTATGTTTTTGGTGATTGCAGCAAATCGTGGCACTTACCTTTATGGAGCCTCTGCTTCCGAGAATCGTAATTATATGGCAACATATGCTCTGCAATGGCGTGCAATGCAGCTTGCGAAAGAAAAAGGGTGTACAGAATATGACTTCTTTGGCGTCGCTCCACAAGCAGATTCTTCACATCCTCTTTATGGGCTTTATCGGTTCAAAACAGGCTTTGGTGGTGAAATCTATCACCGCATGGGTTGTTGGGATTATCCGCTTAACAATAAAAAATACCAGTACTATACTTCAATGGAGTTCAAAAACCAAAGTTATCACTTGAGTTAG
- a CDS encoding nuclear transport factor 2 family protein has protein sequence MKTLVKTFVAAAMVAISTCSMASVKPEERNLITADLAIDEYVGAMTEGQVANLDNLFTADFNQRICGKQDLQHSRLEIIEFLKKQKGIKLNCRTTTQIVEELPDYAIAKVTMQFDDFAKTDLITLVKENGTWKISKSVNSYK, from the coding sequence ATGAAAACTCTAGTAAAAACATTTGTAGCAGCAGCAATGGTGGCAATCTCTACTTGCTCAATGGCTTCTGTTAAACCAGAAGAACGCAATTTAATTACTGCTGATTTGGCCATCGACGAGTATGTTGGTGCGATGACCGAAGGTCAGGTAGCTAATTTGGATAATCTTTTTACTGCTGATTTTAACCAAAGAATTTGTGGCAAACAAGATTTGCAACATAGTCGTCTTGAGATAATTGAGTTTTTGAAAAAACAAAAAGGGATCAAATTGAACTGCAGAACAACAACCCAGATCGTGGAAGAATTACCCGATTATGCAATCGCGAAAGTTACTATGCAATTCGACGATTTCGCTAAAACGGATCTGATTACGCTTGTTAAAGAAAACGGAACCTGGAAAATTTCAAAATCTGTAAATTCATACAAATAG
- the bla gene encoding BlaB/IND/MUS family subclass B1 metallo-beta-lactamase — protein MISLLSASIRGLLVSFCLGTGFLCLSPALQAQEKPLLIEKINPKLYLYTTFNTFDGTKYAANAVYLITKKGVILFDTPWDSTQYQPLLDSIKQKHNLPVIAVYATHWHEDRAGGFAYYNHIGIPTYATKMTNDLLKANHKAQAAHLVDLNKTYKIGGQSFVLNFFGPGHSMDNVVVWFPQYKILDGGCFIKSAEARDLGFTADGDVKSWKPSLARLLTKYPQINMVIPGHDAWKDEGQIKRTEALLTAKIICL, from the coding sequence ATGATTTCACTTCTTTCAGCTAGTATCCGTGGTCTCCTTGTTAGTTTTTGCTTGGGCACTGGTTTTCTATGTCTTTCTCCAGCATTACAGGCGCAGGAGAAACCTCTTTTAATAGAGAAAATTAATCCGAAACTATATCTTTACACGACCTTTAATACCTTCGACGGCACCAAATATGCAGCTAATGCCGTGTACTTAATCACGAAAAAAGGTGTTATCCTTTTTGACACCCCATGGGATTCAACCCAATATCAGCCTTTATTGGATAGTATCAAACAGAAACATAATTTACCCGTCATTGCTGTTTATGCAACACATTGGCACGAAGACCGTGCAGGTGGTTTTGCCTATTACAATCACATTGGGATTCCCACCTACGCTACAAAAATGACGAATGATCTACTAAAGGCAAATCACAAAGCACAAGCCGCCCATCTTGTTGACCTCAATAAAACCTATAAAATCGGTGGTCAATCTTTTGTTCTGAACTTTTTCGGCCCCGGACACTCCATGGACAACGTTGTTGTCTGGTTTCCCCAATATAAGATCCTGGACGGTGGCTGTTTTATAAAAAGCGCTGAGGCTCGAGATCTAGGTTTTACGGCTGATGGAGACGTAAAATCCTGGAAACCGTCATTGGCGAGGTTGCTGACAAAATATCCCCAAATTAACATGGTGATTCCCGGACACGATGCCTGGAAAGATGAAGGTCAGATAAAACGAACAGAAGCGCTTCTAACAGCAAAAATAATATGTCTATAG
- a CDS encoding cupin domain-containing protein, with product MSAIFLHDSEQQWTDLGEGVMRKILVFNEELMLMKVRFEKGAIGALHQHPHTQISYVSAGKFSYHIDGVDSILTAGDSCIIYSNLIHGCECLEEGELIDSFSPYREDFVQST from the coding sequence ATGAGCGCAATATTTCTACACGACAGCGAACAGCAATGGACAGACTTGGGCGAAGGCGTCATGCGCAAGATACTCGTTTTTAATGAGGAGCTCATGCTCATGAAAGTTCGATTTGAAAAAGGGGCCATCGGGGCACTTCATCAACATCCACATACGCAAATTTCTTATGTCAGTGCTGGAAAATTCAGCTATCATATTGATGGTGTTGATAGCATCTTGACGGCAGGAGATTCGTGTATCATTTATTCAAATCTGATTCATGGATGTGAATGTCTGGAGGAAGGAGAACTGATCGATTCGTTCAGTCCCTATCGTGAAGATTTTGTGCAATCGACATAA
- a CDS encoding AAA domain-containing protein: MNYFDKLITLLREEQQFDRLQHENLLLKSGLNERRMQGVTWFPIQLIDTELGRGDYLSVSLNRTNHYDVDHKFRFGMPVSLFSNHDPERDRIDGMISSVSRDGMRISFRVDELPEWSRRGKLGIDLLFDEYSYREMFNALEKGKELSKDTKQGGFVRKLIGEESIPMESNEEFFVHPNLNVSQNNAVQQILKANTVALLHGPPGTGKTTTLIQAVKALLKQDSKQLLVVAPSNTAVDLLTERLDAVGVAVTRIGNPVKVSEHLQELTLDAKIDRHPANKDIKILQKQVRAYTEMAQKYKRSFGKAEREQRKALFDEAHRIRKEVDQIQDFISADVLDKSQVITATLVGSNHEVIRNRSYETVIIDEAAQALEPACWIPILKAHRLVLAGDHNQLSPTVKSSKIAGHGLSHTLFEKLVDHNPQLVSLLDIQYRMNEQIMQYPSVALYDGLLRADSAVSHWNIPGDSEPVLFIDTAGAGFEETEIDGAILNSGEVHFLTSHLNEHIGAWTASLSIDGSLSIGVIAPYRRQVSLLQEIFEGRDSLKSFTDLIKIQTIDSFQGQEKDIIYISLTRSNAEQQIGFLSDVRRMNVAMTRAKKKLIVIGDSATIGSHSFYREFIAYTEAIGHYHSVWEWDISAI; encoded by the coding sequence ATGAATTATTTCGACAAACTTATCACTTTATTACGTGAAGAACAACAATTTGATAGATTACAGCATGAGAATTTGTTATTGAAAAGTGGCTTGAATGAACGACGGATGCAAGGGGTTACTTGGTTTCCGATTCAGCTAATAGATACTGAGCTGGGAAGAGGGGATTACTTGTCTGTTAGTTTAAACAGAACCAATCATTATGATGTCGATCACAAGTTCCGCTTCGGTATGCCAGTTTCCCTATTCTCGAATCACGATCCCGAAAGGGACCGAATAGATGGGATGATATCCTCCGTAAGTAGGGACGGGATGCGAATCTCATTCCGTGTGGATGAACTGCCTGAATGGAGCAGGAGAGGGAAGCTTGGTATTGATTTATTATTTGATGAGTATTCTTATCGGGAGATGTTCAATGCGCTTGAAAAAGGCAAGGAATTGAGTAAAGATACAAAGCAGGGTGGTTTCGTGAGGAAGCTAATCGGAGAAGAATCAATTCCAATGGAATCCAACGAAGAGTTCTTTGTCCACCCCAACTTGAATGTCAGTCAGAATAATGCTGTTCAGCAAATCTTGAAAGCCAATACAGTGGCACTTTTGCATGGCCCTCCGGGAACTGGAAAGACAACAACATTGATACAGGCCGTGAAGGCGTTGTTAAAACAGGACAGCAAGCAGCTGTTGGTTGTTGCACCGAGCAACACGGCAGTTGATCTGTTGACCGAACGATTAGATGCGGTTGGAGTCGCGGTAACAAGAATAGGTAACCCTGTAAAAGTTTCCGAGCATCTGCAGGAACTGACACTCGATGCAAAAATTGATCGACATCCTGCAAATAAGGATATTAAAATACTTCAAAAGCAAGTGCGTGCCTATACCGAGATGGCTCAAAAATATAAACGTAGTTTTGGAAAGGCGGAGCGGGAGCAGAGAAAGGCATTGTTTGATGAAGCTCACCGAATCCGGAAGGAGGTCGATCAGATTCAAGATTTTATCAGCGCTGATGTTTTAGATAAATCGCAGGTAATCACTGCAACTTTGGTTGGATCAAACCATGAGGTTATTCGAAATCGTAGCTATGAAACAGTCATTATAGATGAGGCTGCACAAGCACTGGAACCTGCTTGCTGGATCCCGATATTAAAAGCACATCGACTTGTTTTAGCTGGCGATCACAATCAATTGTCGCCCACAGTAAAATCAAGTAAAATAGCTGGTCATGGCCTGAGCCATACATTGTTCGAAAAATTGGTAGACCATAATCCGCAATTAGTTTCTTTGTTGGATATACAGTATCGAATGAACGAACAAATTATGCAATATCCTTCCGTAGCGTTGTATGATGGTTTATTGAGGGCGGATAGTGCAGTCTCACATTGGAACATACCAGGAGATTCTGAGCCCGTGTTATTTATTGATACAGCGGGAGCGGGATTTGAAGAAACGGAGATCGATGGAGCAATCCTCAATTCCGGGGAAGTCCATTTTCTGACATCTCATCTGAACGAACATATTGGGGCTTGGACAGCTTCGTTAAGCATTGATGGGAGCTTGAGCATTGGCGTGATCGCACCTTATCGGAGACAGGTCTCGCTATTACAGGAAATATTTGAGGGGAGGGATAGCCTGAAATCTTTTACTGATTTGATTAAAATACAGACCATCGATAGTTTTCAAGGCCAGGAGAAAGATATAATCTATATCAGTTTGACACGAAGCAATGCCGAACAGCAGATTGGTTTTTTGTCTGATGTCCGCCGGATGAATGTGGCGATGACTAGAGCTAAGAAAAAACTAATTGTAATAGGTGATAGTGCCACAATCGGTTCACATTCTTTTTATCGTGAATTTATCGCCTATACGGAAGCAATCGGGCATTACCATAGCGTATGGGAATGGGATATTTCAGCGATATAA
- a CDS encoding acyl-CoA dehydrogenase family protein gives MLKVPAHNNITQDFDLFIADFKTRLSSLFHKEYDYNSLSLTRGLPPDFLAEIMKMQPLSVAIPENHGGRGLHVKECLGVLAAASYESLSLSLIFGINIALFLEPFAKYGNTLLQEKVFQQFLENQAMGGLMITEQAYGSDALNMRTSYEQKDDKYFIKGEKHWQGLTGAADFWLVTARKKNENGELVRDIDFFVTENASEEQKIVVTKKYNSLGLYAIPYGVNNIDINVPTDHKLNPESTGIKLMLDTLHRSRLQFPGMGMGFIKRMLDEAMRHCSERRVAGISLNELDSVKFQLSRIQAAFTLCSAMCSYSVSISSINNDLSAHGIDANSVKAFVTDLMHEAAQICVQLSGANGYRLDHVAGRGLIDSRPFQIFEGSNEMLYSQVAEAIGKLMRKTKESNLLSFLKKYSGTEFAAPFFSSILNFDFPLQPKQRELVTLGKIIARVICFQYVLQINNAGFNDKMTEITRQHVSMDIYMLVGQLSNNNNAEPLMNYDENTDWMKFNS, from the coding sequence ATGCTTAAGGTTCCAGCACACAACAATATAACCCAAGATTTCGATTTATTTATTGCGGATTTTAAAACTAGGCTATCAAGCTTATTCCATAAAGAATATGATTACAACTCGCTCAGTCTAACACGCGGGCTACCGCCTGATTTTTTAGCTGAGATCATGAAAATGCAACCCTTATCGGTTGCTATCCCCGAAAACCACGGTGGCCGAGGCCTTCATGTCAAAGAATGCTTGGGGGTACTTGCAGCCGCTTCTTATGAGTCACTATCTCTCTCCCTGATCTTCGGAATTAATATTGCTTTATTTTTGGAGCCTTTTGCTAAATATGGCAATACATTACTTCAGGAGAAGGTATTCCAGCAATTTCTGGAAAATCAAGCCATGGGAGGACTGATGATTACCGAACAAGCTTACGGCAGTGATGCACTCAATATGCGAACATCTTACGAACAAAAGGATGATAAGTATTTTATAAAGGGGGAAAAACATTGGCAGGGTCTTACTGGCGCGGCAGATTTTTGGCTCGTAACAGCACGTAAGAAAAATGAAAATGGAGAATTGGTGCGGGATATAGACTTTTTTGTAACGGAGAATGCTTCCGAAGAGCAAAAGATAGTAGTCACAAAAAAATACAATAGTCTTGGCCTATATGCAATCCCTTATGGGGTTAATAATATTGATATCAATGTTCCTACCGATCACAAACTAAACCCAGAGAGCACAGGTATTAAATTGATGCTGGATACCCTGCACCGCAGCAGACTTCAATTCCCTGGCATGGGCATGGGTTTTATCAAACGCATGTTGGACGAAGCGATGAGACATTGTTCAGAACGCCGTGTAGCAGGTATTAGTTTAAATGAATTAGACTCCGTTAAGTTTCAGTTGTCTCGCATACAGGCTGCATTTACATTGTGTTCCGCAATGTGTTCGTACAGCGTCTCCATTAGTTCCATCAATAATGATCTTTCCGCTCATGGTATAGATGCCAATAGTGTGAAAGCGTTTGTGACAGACTTAATGCACGAAGCCGCGCAAATATGTGTGCAATTATCAGGTGCAAATGGCTACAGATTGGATCATGTAGCAGGCCGAGGCCTCATTGACAGTAGACCTTTCCAAATCTTTGAAGGATCAAATGAGATGCTTTATTCGCAAGTGGCTGAAGCGATTGGCAAACTTATGCGTAAAACCAAAGAAAGCAACTTATTGTCTTTCTTAAAAAAATATAGCGGAACCGAGTTCGCTGCGCCATTTTTCTCATCAATCTTAAATTTTGATTTTCCGCTGCAGCCTAAGCAGCGTGAACTGGTTACCCTTGGAAAGATAATCGCCCGCGTCATTTGTTTTCAATATGTTCTACAAATTAACAATGCAGGTTTTAATGATAAGATGACAGAAATAACACGTCAGCATGTTAGCATGGACATTTATATGTTGGTAGGTCAATTATCAAATAATAATAATGCCGAACCATTGATGAACTATGACGAGAACACAGACTGGATGAAGTTCAATTCTTAA
- a CDS encoding AraC family transcriptional regulator has product MEKQVNAGEFVDRFMTGSLKHLRYQQSPIKIFQLSEIAPYIKFPTPPIFLGYNLLVHITEGYFKHQIGAKEYVVQAPAILISNYGNISTIKSVDKSAKGHCVLINDNAMTSIFREQEILNIFNISPLLNLTSQDSIDLQELFRLLYNELLSELPYKELFENLLKSAILKIIKLSSSNQALNRRQEIAMMFKQLVHKNFKKQKNIAFYADKLAVSTNYLNRCVFSVFKKSSKELILEVLIMHSQFLLFESNKSIADICYELDFSDPSYFSRLFKKIVGVSPTSYRNRAT; this is encoded by the coding sequence ATGGAAAAGCAGGTAAATGCAGGTGAATTTGTAGATCGTTTTATGACAGGCAGTCTGAAGCATCTTCGCTATCAACAATCTCCGATCAAGATATTTCAGCTCAGTGAAATCGCTCCTTACATTAAGTTTCCTACCCCGCCAATTTTCTTAGGTTATAACCTCCTTGTTCATATAACTGAAGGGTATTTCAAACACCAGATCGGAGCCAAAGAATATGTCGTTCAGGCTCCGGCGATTCTTATCAGCAATTACGGAAATATTTCCACCATAAAGTCTGTCGATAAATCTGCGAAAGGACATTGCGTTTTAATAAACGACAATGCGATGACCTCCATTTTTCGGGAGCAGGAGATTTTGAATATCTTCAATATCTCACCCTTGCTTAACTTAACTTCCCAAGACAGCATTGATCTCCAAGAGCTTTTTAGATTGCTTTATAATGAACTGCTTTCGGAATTACCCTATAAAGAATTGTTTGAAAATCTATTAAAATCGGCAATTTTAAAAATCATCAAACTCTCTTCCTCCAATCAAGCGCTCAATCGGAGACAAGAAATTGCAATGATGTTCAAACAGCTTGTGCACAAAAACTTCAAAAAGCAAAAAAATATTGCATTCTACGCGGACAAGCTCGCAGTATCTACAAACTATCTTAATCGTTGCGTATTTTCGGTGTTCAAAAAATCTTCCAAAGAACTCATTCTTGAAGTGCTGATTATGCACAGTCAATTTCTATTGTTTGAATCCAACAAAAGCATTGCAGATATCTGTTATGAATTGGATTTTTCAGACCCCTCTTACTTCTCACGACTTTTCAAAAAGATCGTTGGCGTTTCTCCTACTTCTTATCGAAACAGAGCGACTTAA
- a CDS encoding DUF2200 domain-containing protein — MDNTRIYRMTFAGVYPLYIQKAERKGRTKEDVDEIIFWLTGYNLVSIKQLIADKTDFEHFFENAPCLHPNLSKIKGVICGYRIEEIDDPLVQKVRYLDKLIDELAKGKPMEKILRK, encoded by the coding sequence ATGGATAATACAAGAATATATCGCATGACATTTGCCGGCGTATATCCGCTTTATATACAAAAGGCCGAAAGAAAAGGACGCACCAAGGAGGACGTCGACGAAATTATATTTTGGCTAACCGGTTATAATCTTGTATCGATAAAGCAACTAATTGCGGATAAAACTGACTTTGAACACTTCTTTGAAAATGCACCATGTTTACACCCGAATTTATCGAAGATTAAGGGTGTCATCTGTGGCTATCGGATTGAAGAGATTGATGACCCGTTGGTCCAAAAAGTTCGCTATCTCGATAAATTAATTGATGAGTTAGCTAAAGGCAAACCCATGGAAAAAATTTTAAGAAAATAG
- a CDS encoding ThiF family adenylyltransferase has translation MDLRYIRNNIHIKEEDQQRIKDFPVLIGGCGIGSYIAECLLRMGFENLTIADGDVVELTNLNRQNYTNKDIGVKKAIVLRDRLHAINPEANITVFPEFINQDNLHEIDLNHKVAINALDFSSDIPFVFDQYMAKKNIPVVHPYNLGWAGFLTVLPPEGLNLQSLEKAHQTFELNVGKFIADSLRSKDIDAKWFEEFLAEYGKIALISPPPQLSLGLYILSGMVSHTVFNLATIKPVKFFPDSYYLSMMS, from the coding sequence ATGGATTTGAGGTATATTCGGAATAACATACATATTAAAGAAGAGGATCAACAACGTATCAAAGATTTTCCTGTATTGATCGGGGGATGTGGAATAGGAAGTTATATCGCAGAATGCTTATTACGTATGGGTTTCGAAAATTTGACAATTGCCGATGGAGATGTTGTTGAATTGACAAACCTAAACCGTCAAAATTATACAAACAAGGATATTGGTGTCAAGAAAGCAATAGTCTTACGAGATCGTTTACATGCAATTAATCCAGAAGCCAATATAACCGTGTTTCCTGAATTTATTAATCAGGACAACTTGCATGAAATCGATCTCAATCATAAGGTTGCCATTAATGCGCTGGATTTTTCTTCTGATATACCTTTTGTTTTTGACCAATATATGGCCAAGAAAAATATACCAGTAGTACATCCTTATAATTTAGGTTGGGCGGGATTTTTAACTGTCCTTCCTCCCGAAGGCCTGAATCTGCAGTCGTTGGAAAAGGCACATCAGACTTTTGAATTAAATGTCGGTAAATTTATTGCGGATAGCTTAAGATCAAAAGATATTGATGCGAAATGGTTTGAGGAGTTTTTGGCAGAATATGGTAAAATAGCCTTAATATCCCCCCCGCCACAGTTATCATTAGGTTTGTACATCTTATCGGGGATGGTTAGTCACACCGTTTTCAACTTGGCAACAATAAAACCTGTAAAATTCTTTCCGGATTCCTATTATTTGTCAATGATGAGTTGA
- a CDS encoding response regulator transcription factor — translation MKIKIEDFFRPIQVKDDFSKDDYEIVEAFINFAKSLSRLTYQSIYLIDYSKKSFLFVSDNPIFLCGSTPTEVMRDGYYHYVNNVPESDLHLLKKINDVGFDFFGNLDVEDRLKFSISYDFHLKQPGNKPLLVNHKLKPLLLDKFSNPWIALCLVSMSSHANSGNIRFKSDEDGKQFEYDLNKDVWIETPRIKLKPREKDILLFSAQGLTMDQIADRLYVSIDTVKFHKKQIFSKLKVKSITEATALAIELSLF, via the coding sequence ATGAAAATTAAGATTGAAGATTTTTTCAGGCCGATACAAGTTAAAGACGACTTTAGCAAAGATGATTATGAGATTGTCGAAGCCTTTATTAATTTCGCTAAATCCTTAAGCAGATTAACCTATCAAAGTATATATTTAATTGATTATTCAAAGAAAAGCTTTCTATTTGTTTCTGATAATCCGATCTTCTTGTGCGGAAGCACACCTACAGAAGTAATGCGGGACGGTTATTATCACTATGTAAATAATGTCCCTGAGAGCGATTTGCATTTACTTAAAAAAATCAACGATGTTGGTTTTGACTTCTTTGGAAATTTAGATGTCGAAGATCGTTTAAAATTCTCCATATCTTATGATTTCCATTTAAAGCAACCCGGTAATAAACCACTTTTAGTGAACCATAAACTAAAACCCCTACTCTTGGATAAGTTTTCCAATCCTTGGATCGCGCTATGCCTGGTTTCGATGTCCTCGCATGCAAACTCTGGAAATATTCGATTTAAATCTGATGAAGATGGGAAACAATTTGAATATGACCTCAATAAAGATGTATGGATAGAGACTCCGCGTATTAAATTGAAGCCACGTGAAAAGGATATTCTTCTCTTTTCGGCACAAGGGCTTACGATGGATCAAATAGCAGATCGGCTATATGTATCAATTGATACCGTAAAATTTCATAAAAAACAAATATTTTCAAAACTAAAAGTCAAAAGTATAACAGAAGCTACAGCATTGGCTATTGAATTATCTCTTTTTTGA